In Deinococcus yavapaiensis KR-236, one genomic interval encodes:
- a CDS encoding cytochrome b, with translation MNQWLDERLNISRLNDKFLRKAFPVHHSYFLGEITLFSLIILILTGVLLALFYEPSQRLVPNPLDPGSATQVPAAYASVIQINALPYGDMLRRIHHWTANIMMAAAVLHMMRIYFTGSYKKPREINWWIGVLLLIFTALTALTGYSLPFDNYAFTTIKVIYGIAGSIPWVGEYIAQLAFAGAFPGDRLIARMYGYHIMLLPGVLLGLTAAHMLLMIKQKHTQPGYAKRIAYKKIVGVPLLQDQSFIMVMLGLLLLGVIMLFSAFIPVHPVEYYGPPSNNTPPIKPDWYFLWIFGILAILPSTLEFKLLGGTFNSEFLGGVLGAGLVVLVFLAVPFLDRSSGKEMHYYSENPTEYPKRLAAGIAMTTLLIVLSVAGYKPELIGSGLLTNENANPFFWIASIALPVLMYFLTLGIVRMIRTLREADVRDQASAAADD, from the coding sequence ATGAACCAATGGCTTGACGAACGTCTGAACATCTCGCGCTTGAACGACAAGTTCTTGCGCAAGGCCTTCCCCGTCCACCACTCGTACTTCCTGGGCGAGATCACGCTCTTCTCGCTGATCATCCTGATTCTCACAGGCGTCCTCTTGGCGCTCTTCTACGAGCCGAGCCAACGTCTCGTGCCCAATCCTCTCGACCCGGGCAGCGCCACTCAAGTGCCCGCCGCGTACGCCTCGGTCATTCAGATCAACGCGTTGCCGTACGGCGACATGCTGCGCCGCATTCACCACTGGACGGCGAACATCATGATGGCCGCCGCCGTGCTGCACATGATGCGCATCTACTTCACGGGTTCGTACAAGAAGCCGCGCGAAATCAACTGGTGGATCGGCGTGCTGCTGCTGATCTTCACGGCCCTCACGGCCCTCACCGGTTACAGCTTGCCGTTCGACAACTACGCCTTCACGACCATCAAGGTCATCTACGGAATCGCGGGCTCGATTCCCTGGGTCGGCGAGTACATCGCGCAACTCGCGTTCGCAGGCGCATTTCCCGGCGACCGCCTTATCGCGCGCATGTACGGCTACCACATCATGCTGCTGCCCGGCGTTCTGCTCGGCCTGACCGCCGCGCACATGCTGCTGATGATCAAGCAGAAGCACACGCAGCCCGGCTACGCCAAGCGCATCGCGTACAAGAAGATCGTCGGCGTGCCCTTGCTGCAAGACCAAAGCTTCATCATGGTGATGCTCGGCTTGCTGCTGCTCGGCGTGATCATGCTCTTCAGCGCGTTCATCCCGGTGCACCCCGTCGAGTACTACGGTCCTCCTTCCAACAACACGCCGCCCATCAAGCCCGACTGGTACTTCCTGTGGATCTTCGGCATCCTCGCGATCCTGCCGTCCACGCTGGAGTTCAAGCTTCTCGGCGGCACCTTCAACTCCGAGTTTCTCGGAGGGGTGCTCGGCGCCGGCCTCGTCGTCCTCGTGTTCCTCGCTGTGCCCTTCTTGGATCGCTCCAGCGGCAAGGAAATGCACTACTACTCGGAGAACCCCACGGAGTACCCGAAGCGACTCGCGGCGGGCATCGCCATGACGACCTTGCTGATCGTGCTGAGCGTTGCCGGGTACAAGCCTGAGCTCATCGGCTCGGGCCTGCTGACGAACGAAAACGCCAACCCCTTCTTCTGGATCGCCTCGATCGCCCTGCCGGTCTTGATGTACTTCCTGACGCTCGGCATCGTGCGCATGATCAGAACTCTTCGCGAAGCGGACGTGCGCGATCAAGCGAGCGCCGCCGCCGACGACTGA
- a CDS encoding YebC/PmpR family DNA-binding transcriptional regulator, producing the protein MAGHSKWAQIKRKKGANDKKRSAIISKHIRAITAAVRSGGSGDPAANLSLKNAIAAAKTDTVPADNIDNAIKRAVGGAEGSAEYKEVTYEGYGPGGTAILIETLTDNVNRTVGEIRAVFNKRGGSLGNSGSVAWQFDKKGVILVQETSEDAQEAAIELGAEDFQESEDGLEISTAPADLYAVSEGLAKRGFTVESAQISMIASNTVDVSGSDADKVMALLEAIEDLDDVQNVYSNADLSNVEA; encoded by the coding sequence ATGGCAGGTCACAGCAAGTGGGCTCAAATCAAGCGCAAGAAAGGCGCGAACGACAAGAAGCGCAGCGCCATCATCAGTAAGCACATTCGCGCCATCACGGCGGCTGTCCGCTCGGGCGGCAGCGGCGACCCGGCGGCGAATCTCAGTCTCAAGAACGCCATTGCCGCCGCGAAGACGGACACCGTGCCCGCCGACAACATCGACAACGCCATCAAGCGGGCGGTCGGTGGCGCGGAAGGCAGCGCGGAGTACAAGGAAGTCACGTACGAAGGGTACGGTCCTGGCGGAACGGCCATTTTGATCGAGACCTTGACGGACAACGTGAACCGTACGGTCGGCGAAATTCGCGCGGTGTTCAACAAGCGTGGCGGCTCGCTCGGCAACAGCGGCTCGGTGGCGTGGCAGTTCGACAAGAAGGGCGTCATCCTCGTCCAAGAGACGAGCGAGGACGCGCAGGAAGCGGCGATCGAACTCGGCGCGGAGGACTTCCAGGAATCCGAGGACGGTCTCGAAATCAGCACGGCGCCCGCCGATCTGTACGCCGTCTCGGAAGGTCTCGCCAAACGCGGCTTCACCGTGGAGAGCGCGCAGATTTCCATGATCGCGAGCAACACCGTCGACGTGTCGGGCTCGGACGCCGACAAGGTGATGGCGTTGCTCGAAGCGATCGAAGATCTCGACGACGTGCAAAACGTCTACAGCAACGCCGACCTCAGCAACGTCGAAGCGTGA
- a CDS encoding response regulator, protein MIRVLLADDHALFRQGLRSLLESEGLRVIGEATNGREAIRYAAETHPDVILMDIQMPDLDGVKATQAILEIDPTARVIMITMYRQDRYVFEAVKAGARGYILKDADASALLDAIHRVAAGEALLDSDLAQNVLDDFRDKKEVLPSEKHADLNERETTILKLLAQGYSNQEIALRLDISEKTVRNRLSEIFTKLQLNNRTQAALYAIREGIANLE, encoded by the coding sequence ATGATTCGAGTGCTGCTCGCCGATGATCACGCCCTGTTCCGTCAAGGCCTCCGAAGCCTGTTGGAAAGCGAGGGGTTGCGCGTCATCGGAGAGGCCACCAACGGCCGCGAAGCGATTCGCTACGCCGCCGAGACCCATCCCGACGTGATTCTCATGGACATCCAGATGCCCGATCTCGACGGCGTGAAGGCGACGCAGGCCATTCTCGAGATCGATCCCACGGCGCGCGTCATCATGATCACCATGTACCGCCAAGACCGCTACGTCTTCGAGGCCGTCAAGGCCGGAGCGCGCGGCTACATCCTCAAGGACGCCGACGCAAGCGCTTTGCTCGACGCCATTCACCGTGTCGCCGCCGGAGAAGCGCTGCTCGACTCGGACCTCGCGCAAAACGTCCTCGACGACTTTCGCGACAAAAAGGAAGTCTTGCCGTCCGAGAAGCACGCCGACCTCAACGAACGTGAAACCACGATTCTCAAGTTGCTCGCGCAAGGCTACAGCAACCAGGAGATCGCGCTGCGCCTCGACATCTCCGAAAAGACCGTGCGCAACCGCCTCTCGGAGATCTTCACGAAGTTGCAGCTCAACAACCGCACGCAGGCGGCCCTGTACGCCATTCGGGAAGGCATCGCCAACCTTGAGTAA
- a CDS encoding GGDEF domain-containing protein has product MIESDSPLGRLKRRTYLSVLVVAVVGTLASLGLEFLQGTLFEPSLWPRGAALALYSWLLWAVFAKRVELHLVEAIGLYGISVLFLWQVVLEALAGHPTPPSLHLTLVAIAVSCLITVSRDVAARFMASLYVTSFALPALVALARDEPVTSALNLDLLAITGAVLALLFFLSTYNHHLGQQRLETEEMRRLAFTDAVTGVANRRKLYEVLNGTLKTGVSIVLLDLDHFKSVNDRFGHEAGDAVLREVARRLRSELRPHDSLGRWGGEEFLVVLPDTSSSEAASVAERLWRALRAHPFRRAGRVTGSFGVATARTGDSTDRLVSRADARLYQAKQLGRDRVVWSDANHPMSETTLILEE; this is encoded by the coding sequence ATGATCGAATCGGACTCGCCGCTCGGGCGTCTGAAGCGGCGCACGTACCTGTCGGTATTGGTCGTCGCGGTCGTGGGAACGCTCGCCTCGCTCGGATTGGAATTCTTGCAAGGCACGCTGTTCGAGCCGAGCTTGTGGCCGCGCGGAGCCGCCCTCGCGCTCTACTCGTGGTTGCTCTGGGCCGTTTTCGCCAAGCGGGTGGAACTACACCTCGTCGAGGCCATCGGCTTGTACGGCATCAGCGTGCTCTTCTTGTGGCAAGTCGTGCTGGAAGCTCTGGCAGGCCATCCGACGCCTCCCTCCTTGCACCTCACCCTCGTCGCGATCGCCGTTTCCTGCTTGATCACCGTGAGCCGCGACGTGGCGGCCCGCTTCATGGCAAGCCTTTACGTCACGTCCTTCGCGTTGCCCGCGCTCGTCGCGCTGGCGCGCGACGAGCCGGTCACAAGCGCGCTCAACCTCGACTTGCTCGCGATCACCGGAGCGGTGCTGGCCTTGCTGTTTTTCCTGTCGACGTACAACCATCACCTCGGGCAGCAGCGTTTGGAAACCGAGGAGATGCGGCGCCTCGCGTTCACGGACGCCGTGACGGGCGTCGCCAATCGCCGCAAGCTCTACGAGGTGCTGAACGGGACCCTCAAGACGGGGGTCAGCATCGTGCTCCTCGACCTCGATCATTTCAAAAGCGTCAACGACCGCTTCGGCCACGAGGCGGGCGACGCCGTGCTGCGCGAAGTGGCGCGCCGCCTGCGAAGCGAGTTGCGTCCGCACGACTCGCTGGGTCGGTGGGGCGGCGAGGAGTTCCTCGTGGTGCTGCCCGACACGTCCTCGTCCGAAGCGGCGAGCGTCGCCGAGCGCTTGTGGCGCGCCCTTCGCGCGCACCCCTTTCGCCGCGCGGGCCGCGTGACCGGCAGTTTCGGCGTGGCGACCGCGCGCACGGGCGACTCGACCGACCGTCTCGTTAGCCGGGCGGACGCCCGCTTGTACCAAGCCAAGCAGCTCGGACGCGACCGCGTCGTGTGGTCGGACGCGAACCACCCGATGTCCGAGACGACCCTCATCCTTGAAGAGTGA
- a CDS encoding DUF4388 domain-containing protein — MTILFVYRDELNMLRLELQAHDEGHTVERARNAFHALRRLEDLRPHTIVCAETLEDKSLVDFRFLVRSLPGLVETKFAYLQRGEPPFPPGRHDVPLDATLDTAELWAQLDRKLGLHIDKEVPEEKVILAAEMQMAEMPKVQLSGAFSVFPVFEMLTSLNHNRKTGLLTLHIGPIDAHLFMREGNVVEAHYLKMGGETAFKKAVLSADAHEHGGFTFVPLEPYVLAAMPQSISRSTARLMMELAVELDHHKAQRRNIPPH; from the coding sequence GTGACAATCCTGTTCGTATACCGCGACGAACTCAACATGCTTCGGCTGGAATTGCAGGCGCACGACGAGGGCCACACCGTCGAGCGCGCCCGTAACGCCTTTCACGCCCTCCGCCGCCTCGAGGATCTCCGACCGCATACTATCGTGTGCGCCGAGACGCTCGAGGACAAAAGCCTGGTCGACTTCCGCTTTCTCGTGAGGAGCCTGCCCGGACTCGTCGAGACGAAGTTCGCGTACTTGCAGCGAGGCGAGCCGCCGTTTCCACCGGGAAGGCATGACGTGCCCCTCGACGCGACCTTGGACACCGCTGAATTGTGGGCGCAACTCGACCGCAAGCTGGGCTTGCACATCGACAAGGAAGTGCCCGAAGAGAAGGTCATCCTCGCCGCCGAGATGCAGATGGCCGAAATGCCGAAGGTGCAACTCAGCGGTGCTTTTTCGGTGTTCCCCGTCTTCGAGATGCTGACGAGCCTCAACCACAACCGCAAGACGGGACTGTTGACGCTGCACATCGGCCCGATCGACGCGCACTTGTTCATGCGCGAAGGCAACGTCGTCGAGGCGCACTACCTGAAGATGGGCGGCGAAACGGCCTTCAAGAAAGCTGTGCTCTCTGCCGACGCGCACGAGCACGGCGGGTTCACCTTCGTACCGCTCGAGCCGTACGTGCTCGCTGCCATGCCTCAGTCGATTTCGCGCTCCACGGCCCGGCTCATGATGGAATTGGCGGTGGAACTCGATCATCACAAAGCCCAGCGTCGCAACATCCCGCCGCACTGA
- the pgm gene encoding phosphoglucomutase (alpha-D-glucose-1,6-bisphosphate-dependent), which yields MTLHELAGRLAPAALLTNVPRLVSAYYSEHPDAADPAQRVAFGTSGHRGTSLNASFTDAHIAAISQAVAEQRRAEGVTGPLFLGMDTHALSEAAWTTAIEVLAANDVEVRFEAGRGFTPTPLVSHAILTYNKGRSQQLADGIVITPSHNPPQDGGLKYNPPTGGPADTSTTKAVQERANELLANGGAGIRRVPLARALRMPNVAAFDFVTPYVGTLSEAVDLEVIRASSLKIGVDPMGGASLATWERLAEDSGLNLTIVNDRVDPTFAFMHVDKDGKIRMDCSSPYAMAGLLNLRADFDVAVGNDPDADRHGIVTKDGLMNPNHFLAVCVRYLFAHRTAWRADVGVGKTLVSSAIIDRVTAELGRRLEEVPVGFKYFVPGLLSGSLGFGGEESAGASFLRRDGTPWTTDKDGIVLGLLAAEIAAVTGRVPSEHYREIEAKLGASSYARIDAPANAAQKKVLSNLSPELVTATSLAGEPILAKLTRAPGNNEPIGGLKVTTANAWFAARPSGTEDVYKIYAESFLGGEHLATVLSEAREVVDGAFSAAGL from the coding sequence ATGACATTGCACGAACTCGCCGGTCGCCTCGCGCCCGCCGCTCTGCTCACGAACGTTCCGCGCCTCGTCAGCGCCTACTACAGCGAGCATCCCGACGCCGCGGATCCCGCGCAGCGCGTGGCCTTCGGAACGAGCGGGCACCGCGGCACGTCGCTGAACGCGTCGTTCACGGACGCGCACATCGCCGCGATCAGTCAGGCGGTCGCCGAACAGCGCCGAGCGGAAGGCGTGACAGGACCGCTCTTCCTCGGGATGGACACGCACGCGCTCAGCGAGGCCGCGTGGACGACGGCGATCGAAGTTCTCGCGGCGAACGACGTGGAAGTGCGTTTCGAGGCGGGCCGTGGCTTCACGCCGACGCCGCTCGTATCGCACGCGATCTTGACGTACAACAAGGGCCGCTCGCAGCAACTCGCGGACGGGATCGTCATCACGCCGAGCCACAACCCGCCGCAAGACGGCGGCCTGAAGTACAACCCCCCGACGGGTGGACCCGCCGACACGAGCACCACCAAGGCCGTTCAGGAACGCGCGAACGAACTGCTCGCCAACGGTGGAGCGGGCATTCGCCGTGTACCGCTCGCGCGGGCCCTTCGAATGCCGAACGTCGCGGCGTTCGATTTCGTGACGCCCTACGTCGGCACGCTGAGCGAAGCGGTGGACCTCGAGGTGATTCGCGCGTCGAGCCTCAAGATCGGCGTGGACCCGATGGGCGGCGCGAGCCTCGCGACATGGGAGCGTCTCGCGGAGGACTCGGGGCTGAACCTCACGATCGTGAACGACCGCGTTGATCCCACGTTCGCGTTCATGCACGTCGACAAGGACGGCAAGATCCGCATGGACTGCTCCAGCCCGTACGCGATGGCGGGTCTGCTGAATCTGCGCGCGGACTTCGACGTCGCCGTCGGCAACGACCCCGACGCGGATCGGCACGGCATCGTCACGAAGGACGGCTTGATGAATCCCAACCATTTCCTGGCGGTGTGCGTGCGCTACTTGTTCGCGCACCGAACGGCATGGCGCGCGGACGTCGGGGTCGGCAAGACGCTGGTGTCGAGCGCGATTATCGACCGCGTGACAGCCGAGTTGGGACGGCGCTTGGAGGAAGTGCCCGTGGGCTTCAAGTACTTCGTGCCGGGCTTGCTGTCGGGCTCGCTGGGATTCGGCGGCGAGGAAAGCGCGGGCGCGTCGTTTCTGCGGCGTGACGGCACTCCGTGGACGACCGACAAGGACGGCATCGTGCTCGGCTTGCTGGCCGCCGAGATCGCGGCCGTGACGGGGCGGGTGCCGAGCGAGCACTACCGTGAAATCGAGGCGAAGCTGGGCGCCAGCAGTTACGCGCGTATCGACGCGCCCGCCAACGCCGCCCAGAAGAAGGTGCTGTCGAACTTGTCGCCCGAACTCGTGACGGCGACGAGCCTCGCCGGAGAGCCGATTCTCGCGAAGCTCACGCGAGCGCCGGGCAACAACGAGCCGATCGGCGGCTTGAAGGTAACGACGGCCAACGCCTGGTTCGCCGCGCGTCCCAGCGGCACCGAGGACGTGTACAAGATCTACGCCGAGAGCTTTCTCGGCGGCGAGCATCTCGCCACGGTGCTGAGCGAAGCCAGAGAAGTGGTCGACGGCGCGTTCTCGGCGGCGGGCCTTTGA
- a CDS encoding ubiquinol-cytochrome c reductase iron-sulfur subunit, giving the protein MTKFKRVDPEISRRKFVNWALGISAGISGLGFLSIVGSARPANRQTPDKLGPVPGDILVHAEGEKTGQPVSVAELERNPVRAYPQGKDKSGKAFLRQGDQQTNLVGISKFPETELGTATNKQAAPQGIVAYSLVCQHLGCQVNWRNADQTLLCPCHSGDYDMRNGAKVLGGPPPRPLAQLPLRVDGDNLVVAATFLTPPYGVAEGDFEQYKQRVEEASKA; this is encoded by the coding sequence ATGACCAAATTCAAGCGAGTCGATCCTGAAATCAGCCGTCGCAAGTTCGTGAACTGGGCGCTCGGCATCTCGGCGGGCATCAGCGGCCTGGGCTTCTTGTCCATCGTCGGCAGCGCCCGTCCCGCCAACCGACAAACGCCCGACAAGCTCGGGCCCGTTCCCGGCGACATCCTCGTGCACGCGGAAGGTGAAAAGACCGGCCAGCCCGTCTCGGTCGCCGAGTTGGAGCGCAATCCCGTGCGCGCCTATCCGCAAGGCAAGGACAAGAGCGGCAAAGCTTTCTTGCGGCAAGGCGACCAGCAAACGAACCTCGTCGGCATCAGCAAATTCCCGGAAACCGAGCTCGGCACTGCCACGAACAAGCAGGCGGCGCCGCAAGGCATCGTGGCGTACAGCCTCGTGTGCCAGCACCTCGGTTGCCAAGTGAACTGGCGTAACGCCGACCAGACGCTGCTATGCCCGTGCCACTCGGGTGATTACGACATGCGCAACGGCGCGAAAGTCCTCGGCGGCCCGCCGCCACGTCCTCTCGCGCAACTCCCGCTCCGCGTCGACGGCGACAACCTTGTCGTGGCGGCGACTTTCTTAACGCCACCTTATGGCGTCGCCGAAGGTGATTTCGAACAATACAAGCAACGCGTCGAGGAGGCGAGCAAGGCATGA
- a CDS encoding MBL fold metallo-hydrolase, which produces MSTFPTRGGVQEARPDVARVRTLMVNTFLLGEPGGPWILVDAGLPGFANTIKLAAKTRFGIRKPDAIVLTHGHFDHIGSLGELARSWDVPIYVHPLERPYVTGESAYPPGDSSVGGGWMAKLGPMLPPGPFDFGSRVRDLPADGSVPGAPGWRWLHTPGHTPGHVSLWRERDRTLIVGDAFVTTIQESLRASLSERPRIVRRPPAYYTPDWDAARESVRRLSALQPEVAATGHGEPMSGSPLRSQLDILARDFEILGRPHVGRYSTVPARADEHGVTFVPPPPASKPNLTLLAGGAVLGLLLLRRLRS; this is translated from the coding sequence ATGTCGACCTTCCCGACTCGAGGAGGCGTGCAAGAAGCGCGGCCCGACGTGGCGCGCGTTCGCACCCTCATGGTGAACACCTTCCTGCTCGGCGAGCCGGGCGGACCGTGGATTCTCGTGGACGCGGGCCTGCCAGGATTCGCGAACACCATCAAGCTCGCCGCGAAAACTCGGTTCGGTATCCGAAAGCCCGACGCGATCGTGCTCACGCACGGGCACTTCGATCACATCGGCAGCCTGGGCGAACTCGCGCGCAGTTGGGACGTCCCGATTTACGTTCACCCACTCGAACGGCCTTACGTCACGGGCGAGTCCGCGTACCCGCCCGGCGATTCGAGCGTCGGCGGCGGATGGATGGCAAAGCTTGGCCCGATGCTGCCGCCCGGTCCCTTCGATTTCGGCTCGCGCGTTCGCGACCTGCCCGCCGACGGCAGCGTTCCCGGAGCGCCCGGTTGGCGCTGGCTGCACACCCCCGGACACACACCCGGACACGTTTCGCTGTGGCGAGAGCGCGACCGGACCCTCATCGTGGGAGACGCGTTCGTCACGACCATTCAAGAGTCGCTGCGGGCGTCACTGTCCGAGCGGCCTCGCATCGTGCGGCGCCCGCCCGCGTACTACACGCCCGATTGGGACGCGGCGAGAGAAAGCGTGCGTCGTCTTTCGGCGTTGCAGCCCGAAGTCGCCGCGACCGGGCACGGCGAGCCGATGAGCGGTTCACCGCTGCGTTCGCAACTCGACATTCTCGCTCGAGACTTCGAGATCCTGGGACGTCCGCACGTCGGGCGGTACAGCACAGTGCCCGCACGAGCCGACGAGCACGGCGTCACCTTCGTTCCGCCGCCACCCGCGTCGAAGCCCAACCTGACCCTCCTCGCGGGCGGAGCGGTCCTGGGATTGCTCTTGCTGCGTCGACTCAGAAGTTGA
- a CDS encoding c-type cytochrome, translated as MERNDAVMPGVAIVVAALMWVLLLWLFNNETQVPKVEVNPQLKAAAAKEWPTIGKKVFEGAQPACAGCHGVAGQGGAGPKLVGDEHVDDTGLIVNNIRKGKGIMPAYPNLSDAEIIAVTNYIRNSWGNKYGVVGPEVLQAAVSNIGPEVLRVRSRFVPEDIKLPEIFLGTFVMVLLTYGVIGLFSVWAEGTELHVGIHKNRSNPIAVLFFVATVVSAAIFSILFAIQIVKTLSGQAADPPAQPSVTTEGLYSAMIFLSLAAALGIYMKYFKDSQVLVEDASGEFPW; from the coding sequence ATGGAACGGAACGACGCGGTCATGCCAGGAGTCGCGATTGTGGTCGCGGCATTGATGTGGGTCTTGTTGCTGTGGTTGTTCAACAACGAGACCCAAGTCCCGAAAGTCGAAGTCAACCCACAGTTGAAGGCGGCGGCGGCCAAAGAATGGCCGACGATCGGCAAGAAGGTGTTCGAAGGCGCGCAACCCGCGTGCGCCGGTTGCCACGGTGTCGCCGGTCAAGGCGGCGCGGGACCCAAACTCGTCGGTGATGAGCACGTCGACGACACGGGCCTCATCGTCAACAACATCCGCAAGGGCAAGGGCATCATGCCCGCGTACCCCAACCTCAGCGACGCCGAGATCATCGCCGTTACGAACTACATTCGTAACTCGTGGGGTAACAAGTACGGCGTCGTCGGTCCGGAAGTGCTGCAAGCGGCCGTCTCCAACATCGGCCCCGAAGTGCTGCGCGTTCGCTCGCGCTTCGTTCCCGAGGACATCAAGCTTCCCGAAATCTTCCTCGGCACCTTCGTGATGGTGCTGCTTACCTACGGCGTCATCGGTCTGTTCAGCGTGTGGGCCGAAGGCACCGAGTTGCACGTCGGCATTCACAAGAACCGCTCCAACCCGATCGCCGTGCTGTTCTTCGTCGCGACGGTCGTGAGCGCCGCCATCTTCTCGATCCTCTTCGCCATTCAGATCGTCAAGACCCTCAGCGGTCAAGCAGCCGATCCGCCCGCGCAGCCGAGCGTCACCACCGAAGGCCTGTATTCGGCCATGATCTTCCTGAGCCTGGCGGCTGCGCTCGGCATCTACATGAAGTACTTCAAGGACAGCCAAGTCCTCGTCGAGGACGCGAGCGGCGAGTTCCCTTGGTAA
- a CDS encoding serine hydrolase, which translates to MTQIAESLLARHPGAVSIIVRDAETGDLLFERSPDRPFHAASTIKVPLLVRALQRVDEESLSLDERREMRSKDQVGGAGVLHELGPGLALTLRDLLTLMIIVSDNTATNIVIDLLGIDDVNAFLRAQGFTVTDLVGKLQLPSERHNERQRRGERNRANARELCELLYRLTRGTLLSPASTALALDILRRQQLKDIIGRRAPRDADGELRFEIASKSGELRGVHHDVGVVRTKRPLVIAVLSDGGEDPREHPENREVVLLAEVVSVLMERFGDITPGSPSLDSIR; encoded by the coding sequence GTGACCCAGATCGCGGAATCCCTGCTGGCGCGCCATCCCGGCGCGGTGTCGATCATCGTTCGTGACGCCGAGACGGGCGACCTTCTGTTCGAGCGATCGCCCGACCGTCCCTTTCACGCCGCCTCCACCATCAAGGTTCCCTTGCTCGTACGCGCCCTTCAGCGTGTCGACGAGGAGTCGTTGTCTCTCGACGAGCGCCGCGAGATGCGCTCCAAGGATCAGGTCGGAGGGGCAGGGGTGTTGCACGAACTCGGCCCCGGTCTCGCCCTCACGCTGCGCGACTTGTTGACGCTCATGATCATCGTGTCCGACAACACCGCGACGAACATCGTCATCGACCTTCTGGGAATCGACGACGTGAACGCCTTTTTACGCGCGCAAGGATTCACGGTCACCGATCTCGTCGGCAAGCTGCAACTTCCCAGCGAGCGCCACAACGAGCGCCAGCGGCGCGGCGAACGCAACCGCGCGAACGCTCGCGAGCTTTGCGAATTGCTGTACCGTTTGACGCGAGGCACGCTGCTCTCCCCTGCCTCGACGGCCCTCGCGCTCGACATTCTGCGGCGTCAGCAGCTCAAGGACATCATCGGACGGCGAGCGCCTCGAGACGCGGACGGTGAGCTTCGCTTCGAGATCGCCTCCAAGAGCGGCGAACTCCGGGGCGTGCATCATGACGTCGGCGTCGTCCGCACCAAGCGACCGCTCGTCATCGCGGTGCTGAGTGACGGCGGCGAAGATCCGCGCGAGCATCCGGAAAACCGCGAGGTGGTCCTGTTGGCGGAAGTTGTCAGTGTCCTCATGGAGCGTTTCGGGGACATTACGCCCGGCAGTCCTTCCTTAGACTCGATTCGATAG
- a CDS encoding SGNH/GDSL hydrolase family protein, producing the protein MKGFLFGGLTLALAACSSISSMFPPAQSQPPVVESGFSGYVALGDSLTAGAQSAGLTASGQSAAYPVVLSRWAGHPINAPLTNDPGCPPPLGGSLTAASCTRANPGAVVSNFALTSARVADLTSTTSASVGGEAQARLYNLVLGANRTQVEAALAARPKFLSIWIGANDVLDAALFGDPSRSTSPTEFQAAYRRLLTQLQPLGAKTVLITVPDVTAMPALIPGPKLAQSNLKVLTTIFPNLQVDRASCAASENFVSASTLIDAGSNGGVVSCNAPSALTPSEAATIRATVGAYNASIRALAGEFAAKVLDVSTLLPTAADTNVNLDNVIAPFGPDFSLDGAHPSGVGQAKIARTLGAFLNAQFGTAISLP; encoded by the coding sequence ATGAAAGGCTTTCTTTTCGGCGGCTTGACGTTGGCGCTCGCCGCTTGCAGTTCGATCTCCTCGATGTTTCCTCCTGCGCAAAGCCAGCCTCCCGTGGTGGAGAGCGGCTTCAGCGGTTATGTCGCGCTCGGCGATTCGCTCACGGCGGGCGCTCAGTCGGCGGGCCTCACGGCGAGCGGGCAATCGGCGGCGTACCCCGTCGTCTTGTCACGCTGGGCGGGCCATCCTATCAACGCGCCGCTCACCAACGATCCAGGCTGTCCTCCACCTTTGGGAGGAAGCCTGACCGCCGCGTCGTGCACCCGCGCCAACCCCGGCGCGGTCGTGTCGAACTTCGCACTGACCAGCGCGCGCGTCGCCGACCTCACCAGCACCACGAGTGCGAGCGTCGGCGGCGAGGCGCAGGCGCGTTTGTACAATTTGGTGCTGGGGGCCAATCGTACGCAGGTCGAAGCGGCGTTGGCGGCGCGGCCGAAGTTCTTGTCCATTTGGATCGGGGCGAACGACGTGCTGGACGCCGCCCTGTTCGGAGATCCGTCTCGAAGCACTTCGCCGACCGAGTTCCAAGCGGCTTACCGCCGCTTGCTGACGCAGCTGCAACCCCTGGGCGCGAAGACGGTCTTGATCACCGTGCCCGACGTGACAGCCATGCCCGCCCTCATCCCCGGGCCGAAGCTCGCGCAATCGAACTTGAAGGTCCTCACGACGATCTTTCCGAACTTGCAAGTCGACCGCGCGAGTTGCGCGGCGAGCGAGAACTTCGTCTCCGCCTCCACCCTCATCGACGCGGGCTCGAACGGAGGCGTGGTTTCGTGCAACGCCCCGAGCGCGCTCACCCCGAGCGAGGCCGCCACAATTCGCGCGACCGTCGGCGCCTACAACGCCAGCATTCGTGCGCTCGCGGGCGAGTTCGCCGCGAAAGTCCTGGACGTATCGACCCTGCTTCCGACGGCTGCCGACACGAACGTCAATCTCGACAACGTCATCGCGCCCTTCGGGCCGGACTTTTCGCTCGACGGTGCCCATCCCAGTGGAGTGGGACAAGCCAAGATCGCTCGCACGCTCGGTGCGTTCCTCAACGCGCAGTTCGGCACCGCCATCTCTTTGCCGTAA